In the bacterium genome, TGCGCGGTCATGACCATCACGGCGTCCTCGGTCACAGCCCAGGGCCATCGGAGCAGGGCTCCCTTCCAGAGGTCAACCTTCACGGTCACCTCAGCCGGGATCTCCACACCGACGCCGGACAACTCCCCGTCGCCCTGAGTGGCGTGGACGTCGCCCAGATAGAGCAGGGCGCTCTTCGAGAAGACCGGAAGCATGACGGTGGTTCCCTCGGCGATCACCGGGTGGTCGAGATTGCCGCCGTGCCGTCCTGGAATCCCGGCCTGGGGAGCGTCGCCCGGGACGGCGGTGCCGATGCAGCCAACCATCGGTTCCACCGGTAGGAGCACGCCGTCCGAATACCGGATGGCACCTTCCTCGATCGCGCATACCCGGCCCACCGGACGCGGAACGCGACCCTCGGGGAACGGTCCGACATGGGCGTGGCCGCCGCACCAACCGGGGGAGAGGCACTCGATGCGATCGATACGGACCACGAGGGCGTCGCCCGGCTCGGCTCCGCGCACCGCGAGCGGCCCGGTCAGGGGGTTGCCGCGGCCGGGAGTCGGCCGGGGTAACTCGAAGGGGATGCCCGGCGGGCGGTCGAGCAAGGCGCCCGCCCTGGCGTCCCAGGTCTCGA is a window encoding:
- a CDS encoding acetamidase/formamidase family protein, translating into MRRITRDIVSYYYEVADPPRLDVPPGETVIFETWDARAGALLDRPPGIPFELPRPTPGRGNPLTGPLAVRGAEPGDALVVRIDRIECLSPGWCGGHAHVGPFPEGRVPRPVGRVCAIEEGAIRYSDGVLLPVEPMVGCIGTAVPGDAPQAGIPGRHGGNLDHPVIAEGTTVMLPVFSKSALLYLGDVHATQGDGELSGVGVEIPAEVTVKVDLWKGALLRWPWAVTEDAVMVMTAHLEFERAREEAVEEMLQVLETQLGLEPGDAIALISVAGNLRIGQAFGAMEMTLRLEMPRSLGIVPA